Proteins from one Caulobacter sp. 73W genomic window:
- the gcvT gene encoding glycine cleavage system aminomethyltransferase GcvT: MSEADLKKTPLYDAHVAAGARMVPFAGYSMPVQHKDGVLKEHLWTREHAGLFDVSHMGQARLRGVAPLAAFEEITPGDYIGLKPGKQRYSMLLNKTGGIIDDLMAARPDDDGLFVVVNGACKDGDYAHMESEIGGQVKIERLEDRALLALQGPEAAAVLAAHAPSVAQMVFMDATVIEMFGVSAIVSRSGYTGEDGYEISLPAADAARIWNTLLEDERVRPIGLGARDSLRLEAGLPLYGHDLDETTSPVEGGLNFALSKKRREAGDFPGAARIQKELAEGPSRIRVGLKVEGAPAREGAEIADADGRVVGVITSGGFSPTLGYPIALGFVPPALAEVGAKLNVIVRGRTQAAQIVPTPFVPNRYVRKI, translated from the coding sequence GTGTCCGAAGCCGACCTCAAGAAGACCCCGCTCTATGACGCGCACGTCGCCGCCGGCGCGCGCATGGTCCCGTTCGCGGGCTATTCCATGCCGGTGCAGCACAAGGACGGGGTGCTGAAGGAGCACCTGTGGACCCGCGAGCATGCGGGCCTGTTCGACGTCTCGCACATGGGCCAGGCCCGGCTGCGCGGCGTCGCGCCCCTGGCGGCCTTCGAAGAGATCACCCCCGGCGACTACATCGGCCTGAAGCCGGGCAAGCAGCGCTACTCCATGCTGCTGAACAAGACCGGCGGCATCATCGACGACCTGATGGCCGCCCGCCCCGATGACGACGGCCTGTTCGTGGTGGTCAACGGCGCCTGCAAGGACGGCGACTACGCCCACATGGAATCCGAGATCGGCGGCCAGGTGAAGATCGAGCGCCTGGAAGACCGCGCCCTGCTGGCTCTTCAAGGACCCGAGGCCGCCGCCGTGCTGGCCGCCCATGCGCCGAGCGTCGCGCAGATGGTGTTCATGGACGCGACCGTGATCGAGATGTTCGGCGTGTCCGCCATCGTCTCGCGCTCCGGCTACACCGGCGAGGACGGCTACGAGATCTCCCTGCCGGCGGCCGACGCCGCCCGCATCTGGAACACCCTGCTGGAGGACGAGCGCGTTCGTCCCATCGGCCTGGGCGCCCGCGACAGCCTGCGCCTGGAGGCCGGCCTGCCGCTCTACGGCCATGACCTGGACGAGACCACCAGCCCGGTGGAAGGCGGCCTGAACTTCGCCCTGTCCAAGAAGCGCCGCGAGGCCGGCGACTTCCCCGGCGCCGCCCGCATCCAGAAGGAGCTGGCCGAGGGCCCGTCGCGCATCCGCGTCGGCCTGAAGGTCGAAGGCGCCCCGGCCCGTGAAGGCGCCGAGATCGCCGACGCCGACGGCAGGGTCGTCGGCGTGATCACCAGCGGCGGCTTCTCGCCGACCCTGGGCTATCCCATCGCGCTCGGCTTCGTCCCCCCGGCCCTCGCCGAGGTCGGAGCCAAGCTCAACGTCATCGTCCGTGGTCGGACCCAGGCGGCGCAAATCGTCCCGACCCCGTTCGTCCCCAATCGCTACGTGCGCAAGATCTAA
- the gcvH gene encoding glycine cleavage system protein GcvH, translating to MRFTKDHEWISVDGDIATVGITAYAADQLGDVVFVETPDVGKTVKKGDSLAVVESVKAASDVYAPVSGEVVESNSDLSGSPETVNAAPEAGGWFAKVKLSDASEVDALMDRAAYEAFLGTL from the coding sequence ATGCGCTTCACCAAAGACCATGAATGGATCTCCGTCGACGGCGACATCGCCACCGTCGGCATCACCGCCTACGCCGCCGACCAGCTGGGCGACGTGGTGTTCGTCGAAACGCCGGACGTCGGCAAGACCGTGAAGAAGGGCGACAGCCTGGCCGTGGTCGAAAGCGTCAAGGCCGCCTCCGACGTCTACGCCCCGGTCAGCGGCGAAGTGGTCGAGTCCAACAGCGACCTGTCGGGCTCGCCCGAGACCGTCAACGCCGCCCCGGAAGCTGGCGGCTGGTTCGCCAAGGTGAAGCTGTCGGACGCGTCGGAAGTCGACGCCCTGATGGACCGCGCCGCCTACGAAGCCTTCCTCGGCACCCTCTAA
- the gcvPA gene encoding aminomethyl-transferring glycine dehydrogenase subunit GcvPA: protein MRYLPLTPDDRAEMLSAIGVKSVDDLFVDVPAAARRTGVVDLPLHAGELEVERELSALAARNRTAGSAPFFCGAGAYRHHVPASVDHIIQRSEFLTSYTPYQPEIAQGTLQVLFEFQTQVAALTGLEVANASLYDGSTGAAEAVMMANRITRKGKAVLSGGLHPHYVRSIETLAHAAGVATDTLAAAVDAEAAVIDAIDADTACVVVQTPNVFGTVTDVTAIAEAAHAAGALLIVVTTEAVSYGLLKSPGEMGADIAVAEGQSIGNGLNFGGPYVGLFACREKYMRQIPGRLCGETVDAEGRRGFVLTLSTREQHIRRDKATSNICTNSGLCALAFTIHMSLLGEQGLRRLAALNHDRARKLKAALTAVPGVEVLTERYFNEIAVRLPRDAAEVVETLAGNGVIAGVPYSRLAPTAGMDDVLLLAATELTSDADIALLQKALTKVIAQ, encoded by the coding sequence ATGCGTTACCTCCCCCTCACGCCCGACGACCGCGCCGAGATGCTCTCGGCCATCGGCGTCAAATCCGTCGACGACCTGTTCGTGGACGTGCCCGCCGCGGCTCGCCGCACGGGCGTCGTCGACCTGCCGCTGCATGCCGGCGAGCTGGAGGTGGAGCGTGAGCTTTCCGCGCTCGCCGCGCGCAACCGCACCGCGGGTTCGGCGCCGTTCTTCTGCGGGGCCGGCGCCTATCGCCACCACGTCCCGGCCAGCGTCGACCACATCATCCAGCGGTCGGAGTTCCTGACCAGCTACACGCCGTACCAGCCGGAGATCGCGCAAGGCACCCTTCAGGTCCTGTTCGAGTTCCAGACCCAGGTCGCGGCCCTGACCGGCCTCGAGGTCGCCAACGCCTCGCTGTACGACGGCTCCACCGGCGCCGCCGAGGCGGTGATGATGGCCAACCGCATCACCCGCAAGGGCAAGGCGGTGCTGTCAGGCGGCCTGCATCCGCACTACGTCCGCTCGATCGAGACCCTGGCCCATGCGGCCGGTGTCGCCACCGACACCCTGGCCGCCGCCGTTGACGCCGAAGCCGCCGTGATCGACGCCATCGACGCCGACACCGCCTGCGTCGTCGTCCAGACCCCCAACGTCTTCGGCACGGTCACCGACGTGACCGCCATCGCCGAGGCCGCCCACGCCGCCGGCGCCCTGCTGATCGTGGTGACGACGGAAGCGGTCTCCTACGGCCTGCTGAAGTCGCCCGGCGAGATGGGCGCCGACATCGCCGTGGCCGAGGGCCAGTCGATCGGCAACGGCCTGAACTTCGGCGGTCCTTACGTCGGCCTCTTCGCCTGCCGCGAAAAGTACATGCGTCAGATCCCCGGCCGCCTGTGCGGCGAGACCGTGGACGCCGAAGGGCGCCGCGGCTTCGTCCTGACCCTGTCGACCCGCGAGCAGCACATCCGCCGCGACAAGGCCACGTCGAACATCTGCACCAACAGCGGCCTGTGCGCCCTGGCCTTCACCATCCACATGTCGCTGCTGGGCGAGCAGGGCCTGCGCCGACTGGCCGCCCTGAACCATGACCGCGCCCGCAAGCTGAAGGCGGCCCTGACCGCCGTGCCCGGCGTCGAGGTGCTGACCGAGCGCTACTTCAACGAGATCGCCGTGCGCCTGCCGCGCGACGCCGCCGAGGTCGTCGAGACCCTGGCCGGCAATGGCGTCATCGCCGGCGTGCCCTATTCGCGCCTAGCCCCGACGGCGGGCATGGACGACGTGCTGCTGCTGGCGGCGACCGAACTGACGAGCGATGCCGACATCGCCCTTCTGCAAAAGGCCCTGACCAAGGTGATCGCCCAATGA
- the gcvPB gene encoding aminomethyl-transferring glycine dehydrogenase subunit GcvPB, with amino-acid sequence MSMNSVGRPTRPEAPANDMPTATLTGGRGLLQDEPLIFELGGWDKSGVDLPEATGVDDALDGLLRHDPIGLPGLSEPETMRHYVRLSQKNHAIDLALYPLGSCTMKHNPRLNEKMARLPGFSDIHPLQPVSTVQGALGLMDQLAHWLKTLTGMPAVALSPKAGAHGELCGLLAIRAAHEANGQGHRKTVLAPTSAHGTNPATAAFAGYTVKEIGQTDDGRVDLADLAAKLGPDVAAIMVTNPNTCGLFEREVIEIARLTHEAGAYFYCDGANFNAIVGRVRPGDLGVDAMHINLHKTFSTPHGGGGPGAGPVVLSEALAAYAPTPWVVHDGDSFKLVEHEVEEASAAFGRLTAFNGQMGMYVRALSYMLSHGADGLRQVAEDAVLNANYIKARLSDVMSPAFPDGPCMHEALFDDSWLEGTGVTTLDFAKAMIDEGFHPMTMYFPLVVHGAMLIEPTETESKYELDRFITALRALANAAKAGDVDRFKNAPTQAPLRRLDETLAARKPRLKWTPVSPAPLAAE; translated from the coding sequence ATGAGCATGAACTCTGTCGGCCGTCCCACCCGGCCTGAAGCCCCCGCCAACGACATGCCGACCGCCACCCTGACCGGGGGCCGCGGCCTGCTGCAGGACGAGCCGCTGATCTTCGAACTGGGCGGCTGGGACAAGTCGGGCGTCGACCTGCCCGAGGCCACCGGCGTCGACGACGCCCTGGACGGCCTGCTGCGTCACGATCCGATCGGCCTGCCCGGCCTGTCGGAGCCGGAGACCATGCGCCACTACGTGCGCCTGTCGCAGAAGAACCACGCCATCGACCTGGCGCTCTATCCGCTGGGTTCGTGCACGATGAAGCACAACCCGCGCCTGAACGAGAAGATGGCGCGCCTGCCGGGCTTCTCGGACATCCACCCGCTGCAGCCGGTCTCCACCGTGCAGGGCGCGCTGGGCCTGATGGACCAGTTGGCCCACTGGCTGAAGACCCTGACCGGCATGCCCGCCGTGGCGCTGTCGCCCAAGGCCGGCGCCCATGGCGAGCTGTGCGGCCTTCTGGCTATCCGCGCCGCCCATGAGGCCAACGGCCAGGGCCACCGCAAGACGGTGCTGGCCCCGACCAGCGCCCACGGCACCAACCCGGCCACCGCCGCCTTCGCCGGCTACACGGTCAAGGAAATCGGCCAGACCGATGACGGCCGCGTCGACCTCGCCGACCTGGCCGCCAAGCTGGGCCCGGACGTGGCGGCCATCATGGTCACCAACCCCAACACCTGCGGCCTGTTCGAGCGCGAGGTGATCGAGATCGCCCGCCTGACCCACGAGGCCGGGGCCTACTTCTACTGCGACGGCGCCAACTTCAACGCCATCGTCGGCCGGGTGCGCCCGGGCGACCTGGGCGTCGACGCCATGCACATCAACCTGCACAAGACCTTCTCGACGCCCCACGGCGGCGGTGGTCCGGGCGCGGGTCCGGTGGTGCTGTCGGAGGCCCTCGCCGCCTACGCCCCCACCCCGTGGGTCGTGCACGACGGCGACAGCTTCAAGCTGGTCGAGCACGAGGTCGAGGAGGCTTCGGCCGCCTTCGGCCGCCTGACCGCCTTCAACGGCCAGATGGGCATGTATGTCCGCGCCCTGTCCTACATGCTGTCGCACGGCGCCGACGGCCTGCGTCAGGTGGCCGAGGACGCCGTCCTCAACGCCAACTACATCAAGGCGCGACTGTCCGACGTGATGAGCCCGGCCTTCCCGGACGGCCCGTGCATGCACGAGGCCCTGTTCGACGACAGCTGGCTGGAAGGCACCGGGGTGACCACGCTCGATTTCGCCAAGGCGATGATCGACGAGGGCTTCCACCCGATGACCATGTACTTCCCGCTGGTGGTCCACGGCGCGATGCTGATCGAGCCGACCGAGACCGAGTCGAAGTACGAGCTGGACCGCTTCATCACCGCGCTGCGGGCTCTGGCGAACGCCGCCAAGGCCGGCGATGTGGACCGCTTCAAGAATGCGCCGACCCAGGCGCCTTTGCGACGCCTTGATGAAACTCTTGCGGCACGTAAGCCACGGTTGAAGTGGACTCCTGTGTCCCCGGCGCCACTGGCGGCGGAATAG
- a CDS encoding F0F1 ATP synthase subunit B, whose protein sequence is MGLFQLSNPEFWVLVALVLFFGLLVVLKVLPGALFGALDGHAAKIQAELDEAAKLRAEAQALLADIKAQRDASERQAAEMLAAAEADAKRLATEAQAKLEEQIKRRAELAERKIAAAEAEASAQVKAAAADLAVAAAEQILVARLGDTDPLVDAAVKQVAGAKLQ, encoded by the coding sequence ATGGGACTGTTCCAACTGTCCAACCCCGAGTTCTGGGTGCTGGTCGCCCTGGTGCTCTTCTTCGGCCTGCTGGTCGTTCTGAAGGTGCTGCCGGGCGCGCTGTTCGGCGCTCTGGACGGCCATGCGGCCAAGATCCAGGCCGAGCTGGACGAAGCCGCCAAGCTGCGCGCCGAGGCCCAGGCCCTGCTCGCCGACATCAAGGCCCAGCGTGACGCTTCCGAGCGTCAGGCCGCCGAGATGCTGGCCGCCGCCGAAGCCGACGCCAAGCGTCTGGCGACGGAAGCCCAGGCCAAGCTGGAAGAGCAGATCAAGCGTCGCGCCGAACTGGCCGAACGCAAGATCGCCGCCGCTGAAGCCGAGGCCTCCGCCCAGGTGAAGGCCGCCGCCGCCGACCTGGCCGTGGCCGCCGCCGAGCAGATCCTGGTCGCCCGCCTGGGCGACACGGACCCGCTGGTCGACGCCGCCGTCAAGCAAGTGGCCGGAGCCAAGTTGCAATAG
- a CDS encoding F0F1 ATP synthase subunit C — protein MEAEAAKYIGAGLAMLGMIGAGVGLGVMFGNYFQGALRNPSAAAQERPMLFLGMALTEALGIFALVIAFLILFS, from the coding sequence ATGGAAGCTGAAGCCGCGAAGTACATCGGCGCTGGCCTTGCGATGCTGGGCATGATCGGCGCGGGCGTCGGCCTGGGCGTGATGTTCGGCAACTATTTCCAGGGCGCTCTGCGCAACCCGTCGGCCGCCGCTCAAGAGCGTCCGATGCTGTTCCTGGGCATGGCTCTGACCGAAGCCCTGGGCATCTTCGCCCTCGTCATCGCCTTCCTGATCCTGTTCTCCTAA
- a CDS encoding F0F1 ATP synthase subunit A codes for MADPMHQFQIAKVVELPPVNVPGLGLVDLSITNSVAAMLAAAVLVILFFAAAGRGAVVPGRLQTVGEMLYGLVNSLTSSIIGHEGKKYLPFVFTLFSFVLFMNMLGMFLVFTATSQLAVTLTLGMMVILTVVGVGFAKNGFKFFKLFAPSGVPWPLYFLLVPIEILSFLIRPVTLGLRLFGNMLGGHVVLKIFAGFVVAMGSLGILGWAGSALALSSVVALTALEFMVAFLQAFVFAVLTCVYLNDVVNLDSH; via the coding sequence ATGGCCGATCCGATGCACCAGTTCCAGATCGCGAAGGTCGTGGAGCTGCCGCCCGTGAACGTTCCCGGGCTGGGCCTTGTCGACCTTTCGATCACGAACTCCGTGGCCGCCATGCTGGCCGCCGCCGTTCTGGTCATCCTGTTCTTCGCGGCCGCCGGCCGCGGCGCGGTGGTCCCGGGCCGCCTGCAGACCGTGGGCGAGATGCTCTATGGCCTGGTCAACAGCCTGACCTCGTCTATCATCGGCCACGAGGGCAAGAAGTACCTGCCCTTCGTCTTCACCCTGTTCTCCTTCGTGCTGTTCATGAACATGCTGGGCATGTTCCTGGTCTTCACCGCCACCTCGCAGCTGGCCGTGACCCTGACCCTCGGCATGATGGTCATTCTCACCGTGGTCGGCGTAGGCTTCGCCAAGAACGGCTTCAAGTTCTTCAAGCTGTTCGCCCCGTCGGGCGTGCCGTGGCCGCTGTACTTCCTGCTGGTTCCGATCGAGATCCTGTCCTTCCTGATCCGTCCCGTGACCCTCGGCCTTCGTCTGTTCGGCAACATGCTGGGCGGTCACGTGGTGCTGAAGATCTTCGCCGGTTTCGTAGTGGCCATGGGTTCGCTCGGCATCCTCGGCTGGGCCGGCTCGGCGCTCGCACTGAGCTCGGTCGTCGCCCTGACGGCGCTGGAGTTCATGGTGGCCTTCCTGCAGGCCTTCGTGTTCGCCGTGCTGACCTGCGTTTACCTCAACGACGTCGTGAACCTGGACAGCCACTAA
- a CDS encoding AtpZ/AtpI family protein → MSKADEPHDEALRSLDARLAAVEARDAPKPAGSVEKGASDGYRLLADLLGGVLGGLGLGWALDHYAGTRPWGLIGGVLIGTGLSVFLVVRRASQLSAKAALKAATETNDGPDVGAKPGDA, encoded by the coding sequence ATGTCCAAGGCCGACGAACCGCACGATGAGGCTCTCAGGAGCCTCGACGCACGGCTCGCCGCAGTCGAGGCCAGGGACGCTCCCAAACCCGCGGGTTCCGTGGAAAAGGGGGCGAGCGACGGTTACCGCCTTCTGGCGGATCTGCTTGGCGGCGTATTGGGCGGTCTCGGCCTTGGCTGGGCGCTCGACCACTACGCCGGCACAAGGCCCTGGGGCCTGATCGGCGGCGTGCTGATCGGCACGGGGCTTTCGGTGTTCCTGGTGGTGCGTCGCGCATCCCAGCTGAGCGCCAAGGCGGCTCTCAAGGCCGCAACTGAAACCAACGACGGTCCCGATGTCGGGGCCAAACCAGGGGACGCGTAA